TGTCACGATCATTTTTCTTCGTGTATTCGAACCGTGTGATGTCATCATTTTCACCGAGGACATTCGTGAGAAACTGTCTGAGTGCGCCGGCGCGTTGCGGGAAGTCAACGATAAAGTAGTGTTTGTATCCATCGTAAATCAGGGAACGTTCTTTAATTTCCTGCATACGGTCAATGTCATTATTCCCGCCGCTCACGATACAGACAACGGTCTTCCCTTTGATCTCGTGGCGTCGGTGTTCGAGGGCGGATACGGCGAGCGCTCCTGCCGGCTCCGCGACAATGGCCTGCTCATTATAAAGACTGAGAATCGTGGAGCAGACTTCCCCCTCATCAACGAGAACGATGTCATCAACAACACGCTGGGCAATCTGAAAGGTGATTTCACCGACGGATTTCACGGAAGCGCCATCGACAAATTTATTGATCTCCTCAAGTTTTTGTACGGAGCCTGCTTCAAAGGAGGTCTTCATACTCGGGGCGCCGGAAGGTTCAACTCCGACCACTTTCGTGTCAGGGCTGATGTTTTTAATATAGGAACCGACACCTGAGATCAGTCCGCCACCCCCGACACTCATAAAGACGTGGGAAACCGGTTCATCCATCCCCTCGAGGATTTCCATGCCGACGGTCCCCTGACCTGCAATGGTACGAAGGTCGTCAAAGGGATGGATAAAGGTCATCTCGTGTTCATTACAGACCTTCATCGCAGCTTCAAAGGCGTCATCGAACGTATCTCCGTGCAGGATGACTTCCACATAAGGTTCACCGAAGAATTCAACCCTGGATACTTTTTGTCTTGGCGTCGTCGTCGGCATAAAAATCTTTCCCCGAACGCCGAGCGCTTTGCACGCATAAGCCACACCTTGTGCATGGTTACCTGCACTCGCACAGACGACCCCCTGCTGGAGTTCCTGATCAGACAGGGACATCATAAAGTGATAGGCACCGCGAAGTTTAAACGAGCGGACAACCTGCAGGTCCTCCCGTTTCAAGTATATATTGGCCTCGTACTTTTCCGAAAGGATCGGATCGCGCTGGAGAGGCGTGTTGACGACAACGTCTTTTAAATTCTGATGAGCGATCAGAATGTCTCTTACCGGTAATGCGTCAGTCAGTGTTTTACTCATCGTCATGTTCCTTTCCTGCTTAGATTCTGAATTTTGAGATTAATCATATCATATCAGACGTGAGATTGGAAAGACAATCGTTAAATAAAGTCCATTGGTTGTGATAAACTGAATGAGTACCAAGAAATGAAGACTGGAGTGATTAATCAAATGGTAAAATGGGCTTTTATCTCAGACTTTGACGGCACCATTTCAAAAAAGGATTTTTACTGGATTATTATTGAAACTTACTATCCTGAAGGTGAAGAGCTGTTTCATAAATGGAAAGCGGGCGAAATGAAAGACATTGAGTTCCTCAAAACCGTATTCTCATCCATTCATCAGGAAGAAGCGGTGATACAAGACGACATCGATTTGATCCCGCTTGATAACAGCGTCATCCCTTTTATTCACAAAGTGTATGAAAAAGGCGGGGATTTTAAAATACTGAGCGCCGGAACCGATTATTACATCCGTTACCTTCTGAACAGACGAAACTTTCCGGATGTGGAAGTGATTTCGAATCCGGGCTATTATCAGGATCGGAATATTCATTTGGACATTGATCCGGCCGGTCCGTTTTATTCTGAGCGATACGGCATTGATAAGCAGAAAGTGATGCAGCATCT
This genomic window from [Bacillus] selenitireducens MLS10 contains:
- the ilvA gene encoding threonine ammonia-lyase IlvA, translated to MTMSKTLTDALPVRDILIAHQNLKDVVVNTPLQRDPILSEKYEANIYLKREDLQVVRSFKLRGAYHFMMSLSDQELQQGVVCASAGNHAQGVAYACKALGVRGKIFMPTTTPRQKVSRVEFFGEPYVEVILHGDTFDDAFEAAMKVCNEHEMTFIHPFDDLRTIAGQGTVGMEILEGMDEPVSHVFMSVGGGGLISGVGSYIKNISPDTKVVGVEPSGAPSMKTSFEAGSVQKLEEINKFVDGASVKSVGEITFQIAQRVVDDIVLVDEGEVCSTILSLYNEQAIVAEPAGALAVSALEHRRHEIKGKTVVCIVSGGNNDIDRMQEIKERSLIYDGYKHYFIVDFPQRAGALRQFLTNVLGENDDITRFEYTKKNDRDKGPVLVGIELKYKEDYHPLVHRMEKHGFSYIEINKDQKLFNLLI
- a CDS encoding MtnX-like HAD-IB family phosphatase — protein: MVKWAFISDFDGTISKKDFYWIIIETYYPEGEELFHKWKAGEMKDIEFLKTVFSSIHQEEAVIQDDIDLIPLDNSVIPFIHKVYEKGGDFKILSAGTDYYIRYLLNRRNFPDVEVISNPGYYQDRNIHLDIDPAGPFYSERYGIDKQKVMQHLRETYDYLFYYGDSEPDSHPAKEADQMFARDALIDILKEQHTPFRAVESFSDIERILDEEGWPEST